A single genomic interval of Saccharothrix saharensis harbors:
- a CDS encoding ABC transporter permease — MTEIGSPVAQAPAPQQGGEASTFDTTTARKQWQVILRRFTRHKAALVGLVLFVVLVLFAFLGGLFWKYPYTDLGFKRYLPPSADHPFGTDRLGGDMVALIIRGTQFSLQIAIVVAVLSTVIGVVLGAVAGYLKGWVDTLISRFIDLLLVIPSLIIAAVLVRNSFVVSVAGGSGGSNWLIVALYLGLIGWLSIARVIRGMVLSLREKEFVEAARALGASTFRIVFRHILPNTVDVIIVNATLAIAQAVLLEAALSFIGLGVQSPDTSLGLMISLNKNELTLHPWLFLTPFVFIVLISLAVNFIGDGLRDAFDPRQKRVKA, encoded by the coding sequence TTGACTGAGATCGGTTCCCCCGTGGCGCAGGCGCCCGCGCCCCAGCAGGGCGGCGAGGCGAGCACGTTCGACACGACCACGGCGCGCAAGCAGTGGCAGGTCATCCTGCGCCGGTTCACCCGGCACAAGGCCGCCCTGGTCGGCCTGGTCCTGTTCGTGGTGCTGGTGCTGTTCGCCTTCCTCGGCGGCCTGTTCTGGAAGTACCCGTACACGGACCTGGGCTTCAAGCGGTACCTGCCGCCGAGCGCCGACCACCCGTTCGGCACCGACCGGCTGGGTGGCGACATGGTCGCCCTGATCATCCGCGGCACGCAGTTCTCGCTCCAGATCGCGATCGTGGTGGCGGTGCTGTCCACCGTCATCGGCGTGGTGCTCGGCGCGGTGGCCGGCTACCTGAAGGGCTGGGTCGACACCCTGATCAGCCGCTTCATCGATCTGCTGCTGGTCATCCCCAGCCTGATCATCGCGGCCGTGCTGGTGCGCAACAGCTTCGTGGTGTCGGTGGCGGGTGGCAGCGGCGGCAGCAACTGGCTGATCGTGGCGCTCTACCTGGGCCTGATCGGCTGGCTGTCGATCGCCCGGGTCATCCGCGGCATGGTGCTGTCGCTGCGCGAGAAGGAGTTCGTGGAGGCGGCCCGCGCGCTGGGCGCGTCCACGTTCCGCATCGTGTTCCGGCACATCCTGCCCAACACCGTCGACGTGATCATCGTGAACGCCACGCTGGCGATCGCGCAGGCCGTGCTGCTGGAGGCCGCGCTGTCGTTCATCGGCCTCGGCGTGCAGAGCCCGGACACGTCGCTGGGCCTGATGATCAGCCTGAACAAGAACGAGTTGACGCTGCACCCGTGGCTGTTCCTCACCCCGTTCGTGTTCATCGTGCTGATCTCGCTCGCGGTGAACTTCATCGGCGACGGTCTCCGGGACGCCTTCGACCCGCGGCAGAAGAGGGTGAAGGCATGA
- a CDS encoding ABC transporter permease, whose product MFRYIIRRLLISIPLLIVASFLCFGLVNAMGDPLGEWKLQKPRTPAEIAAAYERTGYNKPFMERYVDWAGDFVTGDWGESVVPGNAGKPVKEELLKAFGVTLRLILGAEIIALLLGIVVGVIGAVRQYSIFDYTATGISFAMFSMPLFCVALVLKAGGIELNNWLESIGADRWIITAGPPGDGFGGSFGQQVFQYSGAYILPTISLVVIQFALYSRFQRASMLETLNADYVRTAQAKGISEARSIFRHAFRNALIPIITVSSLNIGAGFGGAVITETVFSWSGMGKFIVEAITKIEPYQVLGFMMLTAVFIIVFNLIADVLYAFLDPRIRLD is encoded by the coding sequence ATGTTCCGTTACATAATCCGGCGGTTGTTGATCTCGATTCCGCTGTTGATCGTCGCTTCATTCCTCTGCTTCGGTCTCGTCAACGCCATGGGCGATCCCCTGGGCGAGTGGAAGCTCCAGAAGCCCCGGACACCGGCGGAGATCGCCGCCGCGTACGAGCGGACGGGCTACAACAAGCCGTTCATGGAGCGCTACGTCGACTGGGCCGGCGACTTCGTGACCGGCGACTGGGGCGAGTCCGTCGTCCCCGGCAACGCGGGCAAGCCGGTCAAGGAAGAGCTGCTCAAGGCGTTCGGCGTGACGCTGCGGCTGATCCTCGGCGCGGAGATCATCGCGCTGCTGCTCGGCATCGTCGTCGGCGTCATCGGCGCGGTGAGACAGTACTCGATATTCGACTACACGGCGACGGGAATATCGTTCGCGATGTTCTCGATGCCGTTGTTCTGCGTGGCCCTGGTGCTCAAGGCCGGGGGTATCGAGCTGAACAACTGGCTGGAGTCCATCGGTGCCGACCGCTGGATCATCACGGCGGGTCCGCCGGGTGACGGGTTCGGCGGCAGCTTCGGCCAGCAGGTGTTCCAGTACAGCGGCGCGTACATCCTGCCCACGATTTCGCTGGTGGTCATCCAGTTCGCGCTCTACAGCCGCTTCCAGCGGGCTTCGATGCTGGAGACGCTGAACGCCGACTACGTGCGCACGGCGCAGGCCAAGGGCATTTCGGAGGCGCGGTCGATCTTCCGGCACGCGTTCCGCAACGCGCTCATCCCGATCATCACGGTCTCCTCGCTCAACATCGGCGCGGGTTTCGGTGGCGCGGTGATCACCGAAACGGTCTTCAGCTGGTCCGGAATGGGCAAGTTCATCGTCGAGGCCATCACCAAGATCGAGCCCTACCAGGTGCTCGGCTTCATGATGCTCACGGCTGTGTTCATCATCGTGTTCAACCTGATCGCGGACGTCCTGTACGCCTTCCTGGACCCGAGGATTCGCCTTGACTGA
- a CDS encoding ABC transporter family substrate-binding protein, protein MRRSKAVSALALLTGAALVLSACGGGGAGGGDQSGPQDADPGAIGSADEVLKRPKVEDIGEVAIAVEEGFSNYNNNIGATNNFASTIALSNVQPSPYVTDLVDGKVIIKVDGDLMEHIKVTSTDPQTIEWKVQKAAVWSDGEAIDCDDFHLKWLAATSKATVKGDDGTEASIFDSSDTGYKDIEKLECSEDGKTVTTTFFKDKAFADYRALFSQPGSDSLLPAHVLEQKTGVADITKVLPSQNDETVKKVAEFYTTGWRGFDPAVALSGGPYKIVSADLKDQTVLERNEKWWGNPGGPAKVILKTNTDAQSAAQQLQNKEVQVIAPQADAAVAQQLRGDSAFDVYAAGGQTYEHVDFNMALPLFKQNKELRTAIAQCFDRDALVEKLVADVDPNAKPLGSLTFMPNEVGYEDHYSDTGKGDVAAAKKTLEDAGWKQGADGIYTKGEFRASFKLGHKIVQRRADTVRILQDKCKQAGIEIVDDQAADFNDKRLPASEFEAALFAWVGQPLKAGAYGNYAQKDKGGSANYNNYDSAALTEKWAAANSELDYQKRVTMMNDADKIMRDDLHSVPLFQLTDFAASSADIGPISYIGVGGGVTWNLYAWQKK, encoded by the coding sequence ATGAGGAGATCAAAGGCTGTCTCGGCGCTTGCGCTGTTGACCGGTGCCGCGCTCGTGCTGAGCGCGTGTGGTGGCGGCGGCGCCGGCGGCGGCGACCAGAGCGGGCCGCAGGATGCCGACCCGGGTGCCATCGGTAGCGCGGACGAGGTGTTGAAGCGTCCGAAGGTGGAGGACATCGGCGAGGTCGCGATCGCCGTGGAAGAAGGCTTCAGCAACTACAACAACAACATCGGTGCCACGAACAACTTCGCGAGCACCATCGCGCTGTCCAACGTGCAGCCCTCGCCCTACGTCACCGACCTGGTCGACGGCAAGGTGATCATCAAGGTCGACGGCGACCTGATGGAGCACATCAAGGTCACGTCCACCGACCCGCAGACCATCGAGTGGAAGGTCCAGAAGGCCGCCGTCTGGTCCGATGGCGAGGCCATCGACTGCGACGACTTCCACCTGAAGTGGCTGGCCGCGACCAGCAAGGCCACGGTCAAGGGCGACGACGGCACGGAAGCCTCGATCTTCGACTCGTCCGACACGGGCTACAAGGACATCGAGAAGCTCGAGTGCTCCGAGGACGGCAAGACCGTCACCACCACGTTCTTCAAGGACAAGGCGTTCGCCGACTACCGCGCCCTGTTCTCGCAGCCGGGTAGCGACAGCCTGCTGCCGGCGCACGTCCTGGAGCAGAAGACCGGCGTCGCGGACATCACCAAGGTGCTGCCCTCGCAGAACGACGAGACGGTCAAGAAGGTCGCCGAGTTCTACACCACCGGCTGGCGGGGCTTCGACCCGGCGGTCGCGCTGTCCGGCGGCCCGTACAAGATCGTCTCGGCGGACCTCAAGGACCAGACGGTCCTCGAGCGCAACGAGAAGTGGTGGGGCAACCCCGGTGGCCCGGCCAAGGTCATCCTGAAGACGAACACCGACGCCCAGTCGGCGGCTCAGCAGCTGCAGAACAAGGAAGTCCAGGTCATCGCGCCGCAGGCCGACGCGGCCGTCGCGCAGCAGCTGCGTGGTGACAGCGCGTTCGACGTCTACGCCGCCGGTGGCCAGACCTACGAGCACGTCGACTTCAACATGGCGCTGCCGCTGTTCAAGCAGAACAAGGAGCTGCGCACCGCGATCGCCCAGTGCTTCGACCGGGACGCCTTGGTCGAGAAGCTGGTCGCGGACGTGGACCCGAACGCCAAGCCGCTCGGCAGCCTGACGTTCATGCCGAACGAGGTCGGCTACGAGGACCACTACAGCGACACCGGCAAGGGTGACGTCGCGGCGGCCAAGAAGACCCTCGAGGACGCCGGCTGGAAGCAGGGCGCCGACGGCATCTACACCAAGGGCGAGTTCCGGGCGTCCTTCAAGCTGGGCCACAAGATCGTCCAGCGCCGTGCGGACACCGTGCGCATCCTGCAGGACAAGTGCAAGCAGGCCGGCATCGAGATCGTCGACGACCAGGCGGCCGACTTCAACGACAAGCGCCTCCCGGCGAGCGAGTTCGAGGCCGCGCTGTTCGCGTGGGTCGGCCAGCCGCTGAAGGCCGGTGCGTACGGCAACTACGCGCAGAAGGACAAGGGCGGCTCGGCCAACTACAACAACTACGACTCCGCCGCTCTGACGGAGAAGTGGGCGGCCGCGAACAGCGAGCTCGACTACCAGAAGCGCGTCACGATGATGAACGACGCCGACAAGATCATGCGGGACGACCTGCACAGCGTGCCGCTGTTCCAGTTGACCGACTTCGCGGCGTCGAGCGCGGACATCGGCCCGATCTCGTACATCGGTGTCGGTGGCGGTGTGACCTGGAACCTGTACGCCTGGCAGAAGAAGTAG